One genomic window of Candidatus Nitrospira inopinata includes the following:
- a CDS encoding ammonium transporter family protein: protein MKTTACLRVFIAVVLLLLCVNGEVGASESSGTVNEARLVAQYNYSIHILAMLVVGFGFLMVFVKRYGFGATTGTYLVVATGLPLYLFLRANGVIGHALTAHSVESLMLAEFSVATALIAMGAVLGRLRVFQYALLTLLLVPLYALNEWIVLDNGLGITKGFQDSAGSIVIHAFGAYFGLAASIMLTTEQQRGRPIESDPTSDRFAMLGSMVLWLFWPSFATAIVPFEEMPQTIVNTILALSGATLATYFLSTRFHKGKTSMVDMANATLAGGVSIGSTCNLVSPGGAFAIGLLAGALSVVGFVFIQPLLESRIKLIDTCGVHNLHGMPGLLGGLCAIVVVPTVVGAQLTGIGLTLVIALAGGGIAGMLIKATGTTEQAYEDYPEFAHAAGPEGGH, encoded by the coding sequence ATGAAGACCACCGCATGCCTGAGGGTGTTCATCGCGGTCGTTCTGTTGCTCTTGTGCGTTAACGGCGAAGTCGGCGCCTCGGAGTCTTCGGGAACCGTCAATGAAGCGCGCCTCGTCGCGCAATATAACTATTCGATCCATATTCTCGCCATGCTGGTGGTCGGGTTCGGATTTTTAATGGTGTTCGTCAAACGATACGGCTTCGGAGCGACCACCGGCACTTATCTGGTGGTCGCCACCGGCTTGCCTCTGTATCTATTCCTGCGCGCCAACGGGGTGATCGGTCACGCGCTGACGGCGCACTCGGTTGAATCCCTGATGCTGGCGGAATTTTCCGTCGCGACGGCCTTGATCGCCATGGGCGCCGTGCTCGGACGGTTACGGGTGTTTCAGTACGCGCTCCTGACGTTGCTCCTGGTCCCCCTCTACGCTCTGAACGAATGGATCGTGTTGGACAACGGGCTGGGAATCACCAAAGGATTTCAGGACTCGGCAGGGTCGATCGTCATCCATGCGTTCGGCGCGTATTTCGGTTTGGCGGCATCCATCATGTTGACAACCGAGCAACAGCGCGGCCGGCCGATCGAATCCGATCCGACCTCCGATCGATTCGCAATGCTCGGCTCGATGGTCTTGTGGTTGTTCTGGCCCAGTTTCGCGACCGCCATCGTCCCTTTCGAAGAAATGCCGCAAACGATCGTCAATACCATTCTCGCGTTGAGCGGGGCCACCCTCGCCACCTATTTTCTCAGCACCCGTTTTCATAAGGGCAAAACGTCGATGGTCGATATGGCCAACGCCACGCTGGCTGGCGGAGTGTCGATCGGATCGACCTGCAACCTTGTGAGTCCCGGCGGTGCCTTCGCGATCGGCCTGCTTGCCGGCGCCCTTTCGGTCGTCGGATTCGTGTTTATCCAGCCCCTGCTGGAATCCCGGATCAAATTGATCGACACCTGCGGCGTTCACAACTTGCACGGGATGCCGGGGCTTCTGGGCGGGCTCTGCGCCATCGTCGTCGTTCCCACCGTGGTCGGAGCCCAACTCACGGGCATCGGCCTGACGCTTGTCATTGCGTTGGCGGGCGGCGGCATCGCCGGCATGCTGATCAAAGCCACCGGAACGACGGAACAGGCTTATGAAGACTATCCTGAGTTTGCCCATGCGGCCGGCCCGGAGGGCGGGCATTGA
- a CDS encoding TapB family protein has protein sequence MTAVIVLSGLWQVGFFMEPAAADAAEPVTITDSADYFPDAVGNRWVYRGHITEGPLQTVDNKFFTNVSTVTGTKTINNVRVTVFHDTNPGNHGPSDSFYRRDSVGIVYYGSEPGTPLEKQLIPYQIFRFPIKIPSSFQQFDRTGLDFGSDMDHDGANEKTDVKGWVTLLGRETITVPAGTFPDAIKVEAKMTMQIHLSSGRGAIAGSDVMTAWFAKGVGLVKYAERQEMGPIKEDRGVIVEITEELEEYEIKK, from the coding sequence ATGACTGCGGTGATCGTTCTGTCCGGCTTGTGGCAGGTCGGGTTCTTCATGGAGCCGGCTGCGGCCGACGCCGCAGAGCCCGTGACGATCACGGACTCCGCCGACTATTTCCCCGACGCGGTCGGCAATCGCTGGGTCTATCGCGGGCATATTACGGAGGGGCCGCTCCAGACGGTGGACAACAAATTTTTTACCAACGTCTCGACGGTGACGGGAACCAAAACGATCAATAACGTGCGGGTGACCGTCTTTCACGATACCAATCCAGGCAATCACGGTCCCTCGGACAGTTTTTACCGTCGGGACAGCGTGGGCATCGTCTATTATGGGTCGGAGCCGGGGACGCCCTTGGAAAAACAACTGATCCCGTACCAAATTTTTCGGTTTCCCATAAAAATTCCCTCTTCCTTTCAACAGTTCGACAGGACCGGCCTCGATTTCGGGTCGGACATGGACCATGACGGCGCCAACGAGAAAACCGACGTGAAGGGATGGGTGACCCTGCTCGGCCGTGAAACGATCACCGTGCCGGCCGGTACGTTTCCGGATGCGATCAAGGTCGAGGCCAAGATGACCATGCAGATTCATTTGTCGTCCGGCCGAGGCGCCATTGCGGGATCGGACGTCATGACCGCGTGGTTCGCCAAGGGGGTCGGTCTCGTGAAGTACGCGGAGCGTCAGGAAATGGGGCCGATCAAGGAAGACCGTGGGGTCATCGTGGAAATTACGGAAGAGCTGGAAGAATATGAGATCAAGAAGTGA
- the lipA gene encoding lipoyl synthase has protein sequence MNFVPVDQLRSSVVRFSDSSHSPSPNENRSSRSRLPSWFKVVATTGPDYLDVKGAMDRLGLHTICEEARCPNRWECWNQRTATFLILGDICTRRCHYCSVHTGRPQPVDRDEPRRVAEAVRALGLRHAVVTSVNRDELPDGGASVFADTVRLIRQLNPHCTVEVLIPDFEGNQDALKTVCAERPDILNHNIETVARLFPAIRPQGKYRRSIELLERAKGWGMRTKSGLIVGMGETIDEVRDVMRDLRSVGCDVLTIGQYLQPTRDHLPVSRFYDPSEFAVLKEEGLALGFSHVESGPLVRSSYHAERQVTVQP, from the coding sequence ATGAATTTTGTTCCCGTCGATCAGCTTCGGTCTTCCGTCGTCCGTTTTTCGGATTCCTCCCACTCGCCGAGCCCGAACGAAAATCGATCGTCTCGTTCCCGATTGCCCTCCTGGTTTAAAGTCGTCGCCACAACCGGTCCCGACTATTTGGACGTGAAGGGGGCGATGGACCGGCTCGGGCTTCATACGATCTGCGAAGAGGCTCGGTGTCCGAATCGCTGGGAGTGTTGGAACCAGCGCACCGCCACGTTTTTGATCCTGGGCGATATCTGCACCAGGCGCTGCCACTACTGTTCGGTCCATACCGGACGGCCGCAACCCGTCGATCGCGACGAGCCGCGACGGGTGGCCGAGGCCGTGCGGGCCCTGGGCCTTCGCCATGCCGTGGTCACGTCGGTCAATCGCGACGAACTGCCGGACGGCGGCGCTTCGGTGTTCGCCGACACCGTCAGACTCATCAGACAACTGAATCCGCACTGCACGGTTGAAGTGCTCATTCCCGATTTTGAGGGAAATCAGGACGCGCTCAAGACCGTCTGCGCCGAACGGCCCGACATTTTGAATCACAACATCGAAACGGTTGCTCGATTGTTTCCGGCCATCAGGCCGCAGGGGAAATATCGACGGTCGATCGAACTGCTGGAGAGGGCCAAGGGATGGGGCATGAGGACGAAATCCGGTCTGATCGTCGGCATGGGAGAGACTATCGACGAGGTGCGCGACGTCATGCGCGACCTGCGATCGGTCGGCTGCGATGTCCTGACCATCGGTCAATATCTCCAGCCGACGAGAGACCATTTGCCAGTCTCACGATTTTACGATCCTTCCGAGTTTGCCGTTTTGAAAGAAGAAGGCCTTGCCCTGGGGTTCAGCCACGTCGAGTCCGGGCCGCTGGTGCGGAGTTCGTATCATGCCGAACGGCAGGTGACGGTCCAACCGTAG
- the pgm gene encoding phosphoglucomutase (alpha-D-glucose-1,6-bisphosphate-dependent) produces MTIHSLAGKPAPASSLVDMTKLLAAYETEKPDPTIREQRVSFGTSGHRGSSFTRSFNEAHILAVTQAICDYRFGRNTTGPLYLGKDTHALSRPAFVTALEVLAANGVTVMIDRDDGYTPTPVISHAILSYNRGRTSGLADGIVITPSHNPPEDGGIKYNPPHGGPADTQVTKWIEDRANELLAGDLRGVRRVPFEQARRAPTTHRHEYISSYVGDLAHVIDINVIKSATLKLGVDPLGGSGIAYWEPIAARFGLNLEIVNRTIDPTFRFMPLDWDGKIRMDCSSPHAMANLIALKDRFDVAFGNDADNDRHGIVTRSGLMNPNHYLAVSIAYLFTHRPRWKSDAGIGKTLVSSSLIDRVATRLQRRLVEVPVGFKWFVNGLLDGSLGFGGEESAGASFLRLDGAVWSTDKDGIIMDLLAAEMTAGTGKDPAQLYRDLTGELGEPVYERIDAPATPEQKAALSKLSPRHLTVTTLAGDKIIAMLTTAPGNGAVIGGIKVVTEHGWFAARPSGTEAVYKLYAESFRGREHLKRIQEEAQTIIGKALAV; encoded by the coding sequence ATGACCATTCACTCCCTTGCCGGGAAACCGGCCCCGGCATCTTCCCTCGTCGATATGACGAAGCTCCTGGCCGCCTATGAGACGGAGAAGCCGGACCCCACGATACGGGAGCAGCGGGTCTCGTTCGGCACATCGGGCCACCGCGGCTCGTCGTTCACGCGCAGCTTCAACGAAGCGCACATCCTGGCCGTCACCCAAGCGATTTGCGACTACCGATTCGGTCGGAACACGACCGGGCCGCTCTATTTGGGAAAAGATACGCACGCGCTCTCCCGACCGGCCTTTGTCACGGCCCTCGAAGTGCTGGCGGCCAACGGCGTCACCGTCATGATCGACCGCGATGACGGCTACACGCCCACGCCGGTGATCTCCCATGCGATTTTGTCCTACAATCGGGGCCGGACGTCCGGATTGGCGGACGGCATCGTGATCACCCCCTCGCACAACCCGCCGGAGGACGGCGGGATCAAGTACAACCCGCCGCACGGGGGGCCGGCCGACACCCAGGTCACCAAATGGATCGAGGATCGGGCGAATGAACTCTTGGCCGGCGATTTACGCGGCGTCCGGCGCGTGCCGTTTGAGCAGGCACGCCGGGCTCCGACGACCCATCGGCACGAGTACATCTCCTCGTATGTCGGCGACCTTGCCCATGTCATCGACATCAACGTCATCAAATCCGCCACGTTGAAGTTAGGGGTCGACCCGCTCGGGGGGTCCGGCATCGCCTACTGGGAACCGATCGCGGCGCGATTCGGCTTGAATCTCGAAATCGTCAACCGAACCATCGATCCCACGTTCCGCTTCATGCCGCTTGATTGGGACGGAAAAATCCGCATGGACTGTTCCTCCCCCCATGCCATGGCGAACTTGATCGCGCTCAAGGATCGTTTCGACGTGGCGTTCGGCAACGATGCCGACAATGATCGGCACGGGATTGTGACTCGATCCGGCTTGATGAACCCGAACCATTATCTGGCTGTTTCGATCGCCTATCTGTTCACGCACCGTCCCCGGTGGAAGTCCGACGCCGGAATCGGCAAAACATTGGTCAGCAGCAGTCTGATCGATCGCGTGGCAACACGCCTGCAACGACGCCTCGTCGAAGTGCCGGTCGGGTTCAAATGGTTCGTGAACGGCCTGCTCGACGGCTCCCTCGGCTTCGGCGGGGAAGAAAGCGCGGGCGCCTCGTTCCTGCGCCTGGACGGCGCCGTGTGGTCCACCGACAAAGACGGCATCATCATGGATCTCCTCGCCGCCGAGATGACGGCCGGAACCGGCAAGGACCCGGCGCAGCTCTATCGCGATTTGACAGGCGAATTAGGCGAGCCGGTCTATGAACGGATCGATGCCCCCGCGACGCCGGAACAGAAGGCCGCTCTCTCGAAACTGTCGCCCCGTCATCTGACGGTCACGACGTTGGCCGGCGACAAGATCATCGCCATGCTCACGACCGCTCCGGGGAACGGCGCTGTGATCGGAGGCATCAAGGTCGTGACGGAGCATGGCTGGTTCGCGGCCAGGCCGTCCGGCACGGAAGCCGTGTACAAACTCTACGCGGAAAGCTTCCGGGGGAGGGAACACCTGAAGCGGATTCAGGAAGAAGCCCAGACCATCATCGGCAAGGCGTTGGCGGTTTGA
- a CDS encoding Rieske (2Fe-2S) protein — protein sequence MADRRFIVEESMAEFVRVAGTSDVKPGQGVTAEVNGRTLAVFNVDGTYHVIDNTCPHRGGPLGDGEVEGHIVTCPWHGWQFDMTTGACTRNPSATVEVFQVKVEGSDIKVLL from the coding sequence ATGGCCGATCGACGATTCATCGTGGAGGAGAGCATGGCGGAGTTTGTGCGGGTTGCCGGAACGTCCGATGTGAAGCCGGGGCAAGGTGTGACGGCGGAAGTCAACGGCCGAACCTTGGCCGTGTTCAACGTCGATGGGACCTATCACGTGATCGACAATACTTGTCCACACCGCGGCGGACCGCTGGGAGACGGCGAAGTCGAGGGACACATCGTGACCTGCCCCTGGCACGGCTGGCAATTCGATATGACCACGGGGGCCTGTACCAGGAATCCGTCCGCGACCGTCGAGGTCTTTCAAGTCAAGGTGGAAGGTAGCGACATCAAGGTGCTTCTCTAG
- a CDS encoding Mrp/NBP35 family ATP-binding protein, protein MADEHSQGGQPQHATGGLVPGVKHVIAVSSGKGGVGKSTVASNLACALALTGAKVGLLDADLYGPNIPMMMGSAKGPEQKDGKIVPAESYGVKLISMAFLVPEETPLIWRGPMVHQYLQAFFRDVEWGELDYLLIDLPPGTGDVQLSLSQMVPLSGAVTVTTPQEVALHDVRKGMAMFQKVNVPLLGIIENMSYFVCGHCGERTEIFSHGGGERAAEKLGVPFLGRIPIDPAIREGGDSGHPIVVTDPTSPQAAAFRDIARKLIDELEGDTKGGPSIDSLLKKIKQPLSGH, encoded by the coding sequence ATGGCCGATGAACATTCCCAGGGCGGACAGCCGCAGCACGCGACCGGCGGTTTGGTGCCCGGTGTCAAACACGTGATTGCGGTGAGCAGTGGAAAGGGCGGAGTGGGCAAATCGACGGTTGCGTCGAATCTCGCGTGCGCGCTGGCCCTCACGGGCGCCAAGGTCGGCTTGTTGGACGCCGATCTGTACGGCCCCAATATTCCGATGATGATGGGGTCCGCCAAGGGGCCCGAACAAAAAGACGGGAAAATCGTCCCGGCTGAAAGTTACGGAGTCAAGTTGATCTCCATGGCGTTTCTGGTTCCGGAGGAGACCCCGTTGATCTGGCGGGGGCCGATGGTCCATCAATATCTCCAGGCGTTCTTTCGCGACGTGGAGTGGGGCGAGCTGGATTATCTCTTGATCGATTTGCCTCCCGGCACCGGCGACGTGCAGCTTTCCTTGTCGCAGATGGTGCCCTTGTCGGGGGCCGTCACGGTCACGACGCCCCAAGAGGTCGCGCTCCACGACGTGCGCAAGGGGATGGCCATGTTTCAAAAAGTCAACGTGCCCCTGTTGGGCATCATCGAGAACATGAGTTACTTTGTGTGCGGCCATTGCGGAGAACGGACCGAGATTTTTTCCCATGGCGGCGGCGAACGAGCGGCCGAAAAGCTGGGGGTGCCCTTCCTGGGGCGTATCCCCATCGATCCGGCGATTCGAGAAGGAGGAGACAGCGGGCATCCGATCGTCGTGACGGATCCGACGTCGCCGCAGGCCGCGGCTTTTCGCGACATCGCGCGCAAGTTGATCGACGAATTGGAAGGCGACACAAAGGGCGGGCCTTCGATCGACAGTCTGCTCAAGAAGATCAAACAACCGTTGAGCGGTCATTGA
- a CDS encoding proline dehydrogenase family protein, whose protein sequence is MTPVSSHEPESLEPAVRRIGGHLVRLSAGHKPTVFEGRWWSQSAINLAMKDPVFKTRLFRFIDVLPSVADDERVVSLAQEYFGGLHADLFGLQWGLKALAATGLGARWTGKSIRAHVEQMARTFIAGASVDEAVPVLQHLWKAGRAWSVDLLGEATVSESEADLYRDRCLQTLRELARTASSWPSAPLLESDHLGPLPRVQLSIKISALSSRLDPIDPDGSYRSVASRLRPLVDQAVSLSAGLIFDMEQAETKPLLLDIFTRLFAEPAYRGYPYAGLALQAYHRDTERDVRRLIAWTKTRGAPITIRLVKGAYWDSDTVRYRQAGWPVPLFEHKAETDANYERLIRLLFDHAEFVRPAFGTHNLRTLSVIEAVADSRNLPAAAREYQMIYGMAEPFQQAMVTLGRRVRLYTPVGRLLPGMAYLVRRLLENTSNESFLRKEYVESQSLAQLLAPPEVPPVEVETPAATDRRTFSNEPHSDFSRAEVRQAMRDGLASVRAQLGRRWESIGPDLKPTGPWLVSHNPFKPEEVVAEVKGASVADLDRAVQRAEAAFEDWRRRPAEERAAVLDRAADEIARRRYELAAWEVFEVGKPWREADADVAEAIDFLRYYSREMRRLANPMKLGERPGEINHRLYSPRGVAAVIAPWNFPLAIPAGMVAAALVTGNAVLFKPSERAPLLGMLLSELLTSAGVPSDALICIPGGPEIGRALVIHPHIVTIAFTGSKAAGLHILSEASVVRPGQPMVKRVIAEMGGKNAIIVDDTADLDEAIVGVVASFTGYAGQKCSACSRALVHRSVYDEFVGRLKDAVLSLEIGDPADPGTRMGPVIDARAQASIQRFIAEGLRECRPLVQRSVDREGYFIGPTVFVDVEPTHRLAQKEIFGPVLAVMKAESFEEALRLANGTSYALTGGVYSRSPANLALARDRFDVGNLYLNRPITGALVGRQPFGGHRFSGVGAKAGGEDYLPQFMTARIVCENTLRRGFEAVE, encoded by the coding sequence ATGACGCCTGTTTCATCGCACGAACCGGAATCGCTCGAACCGGCCGTTCGCCGGATCGGCGGGCACCTTGTCCGCCTCTCCGCCGGCCACAAGCCGACCGTTTTCGAGGGCCGGTGGTGGTCCCAGTCGGCGATCAATCTCGCCATGAAGGACCCGGTCTTCAAAACCCGTCTCTTTCGCTTCATCGACGTCCTGCCATCGGTCGCCGATGATGAGCGCGTCGTCTCTCTCGCTCAAGAATATTTCGGTGGATTACACGCCGACTTATTCGGTCTTCAATGGGGACTCAAAGCGTTGGCGGCCACCGGCCTCGGCGCCAGGTGGACCGGCAAGTCGATCAGGGCTCATGTTGAACAAATGGCCCGAACGTTTATCGCGGGTGCGTCGGTGGACGAAGCGGTGCCGGTCTTGCAACACCTTTGGAAGGCCGGGAGGGCCTGGTCCGTCGATCTTCTGGGAGAAGCGACGGTCAGCGAATCAGAAGCCGATCTCTACCGAGACCGTTGTCTCCAAACGTTGAGAGAGCTGGCGCGGACGGCTTCTTCCTGGCCATCGGCCCCTCTTTTGGAATCAGACCACCTGGGGCCGCTGCCGCGCGTGCAACTCTCCATCAAAATCTCGGCGCTCTCCTCTCGCTTGGACCCGATCGATCCCGACGGCAGCTATCGGTCGGTGGCGTCGCGCCTTCGCCCCTTGGTCGATCAAGCCGTCTCACTGTCGGCCGGGCTGATTTTCGACATGGAACAGGCCGAGACCAAGCCCCTTTTGCTGGACATCTTCACTCGGCTGTTCGCCGAACCGGCCTATCGCGGCTATCCCTACGCCGGTCTCGCCCTGCAGGCCTATCATCGGGACACTGAACGGGACGTCCGCCGTCTGATCGCCTGGACCAAGACGCGCGGCGCGCCGATCACGATTCGGTTGGTCAAGGGCGCCTATTGGGACTCGGATACGGTCCGGTATCGACAGGCCGGGTGGCCGGTTCCGCTCTTCGAACACAAGGCGGAAACGGACGCCAACTACGAACGGCTGATTCGTCTCCTCTTCGACCATGCGGAGTTCGTTCGCCCGGCGTTCGGCACGCACAATCTGCGGACACTGTCCGTCATCGAGGCCGTGGCGGACAGCCGTAACTTGCCGGCCGCCGCGCGGGAATATCAAATGATCTACGGCATGGCCGAGCCCTTTCAACAGGCCATGGTCACGCTGGGGCGCCGAGTCCGCCTCTACACCCCGGTCGGCCGGCTCTTGCCGGGCATGGCCTACTTGGTCCGTCGTCTGTTGGAAAACACGTCCAACGAATCGTTTCTCCGTAAAGAATACGTCGAATCCCAGTCGCTGGCGCAGCTTCTGGCTCCGCCCGAGGTCCCGCCGGTCGAGGTGGAAACGCCGGCCGCAACCGACCGGCGAACGTTCTCCAATGAGCCGCACAGCGATTTTTCCCGGGCCGAGGTCCGTCAAGCCATGAGGGACGGCCTGGCGTCGGTGCGGGCGCAACTCGGACGGCGATGGGAATCGATCGGACCGGATTTGAAACCGACGGGTCCCTGGCTCGTGTCTCACAATCCGTTCAAACCCGAAGAAGTCGTCGCGGAGGTGAAAGGCGCATCCGTCGCGGATCTCGACCGAGCCGTCCAACGGGCGGAGGCGGCCTTCGAGGATTGGCGGCGGCGCCCGGCCGAGGAACGGGCCGCCGTCTTGGACAGGGCCGCCGATGAGATCGCGCGACGGCGTTACGAATTGGCCGCCTGGGAAGTCTTCGAGGTCGGCAAACCGTGGAGGGAAGCGGACGCCGACGTCGCCGAGGCGATCGATTTTCTCCGGTACTATAGCCGGGAGATGCGCCGCCTGGCCAACCCGATGAAGCTGGGCGAGAGACCGGGGGAAATCAACCACCGACTGTACAGCCCGCGCGGCGTCGCCGCCGTCATCGCCCCGTGGAATTTTCCCCTCGCCATCCCGGCCGGCATGGTCGCCGCCGCCTTGGTCACCGGCAACGCCGTCCTCTTCAAACCGTCGGAGCGGGCCCCTCTGTTGGGAATGCTCCTCTCGGAGCTTCTGACGTCCGCCGGAGTGCCGTCGGACGCGCTCATCTGCATCCCGGGAGGACCGGAGATCGGACGCGCCCTCGTGATTCACCCTCACATTGTGACGATCGCCTTTACGGGATCAAAAGCCGCCGGGCTTCACATCCTATCCGAAGCCTCCGTCGTGCGGCCGGGACAACCGATGGTCAAACGGGTGATCGCCGAGATGGGAGGCAAAAACGCGATCATCGTCGATGACACGGCGGATTTGGACGAAGCCATTGTCGGCGTTGTGGCTTCCTTCACGGGATACGCGGGGCAGAAATGTTCGGCCTGCTCCCGGGCCCTCGTGCATCGCTCGGTGTACGACGAGTTCGTAGGCCGATTAAAGGACGCCGTCTTAAGCCTGGAAATCGGCGATCCGGCGGACCCCGGCACCCGGATGGGACCGGTCATCGACGCGCGGGCGCAGGCCTCGATTCAACGGTTCATCGCGGAGGGGCTGCGCGAGTGCCGACCGCTGGTTCAGCGATCGGTCGATCGGGAAGGATACTTCATCGGCCCGACGGTCTTCGTTGACGTAGAACCGACCCACCGGTTGGCGCAGAAAGAGATCTTCGGTCCCGTGCTCGCCGTGATGAAAGCGGAGAGTTTCGAGGAGGCGCTGCGTCTGGCGAACGGGACGTCTTACGCGCTGACGGGCGGTGTGTACAGCCGGAGTCCGGCGAATCTCGCCCTCGCCCGCGACCGATTCGACGTCGGCAATCTCTATCTGAATCGGCCGATCACCGGCGCGCTCGTCGGACGGCAACCCTTCGGCGGCCATCGTTTTTCAGGGGTGGGGGCGAAAGCGGGAGGGGAAGACTACTTGCCCCAGTTCATGACCGCTCGCATCGTTTGCGAAAACACCCTCCGCCGGGGATTCGAGGCCGTCGAGTGA